One window of the Sparus aurata chromosome 7, fSpaAur1.1, whole genome shotgun sequence genome contains the following:
- the LOC115585247 gene encoding PDZ domain-containing protein 4-like isoform X2, which translates to MGCNMCVVQKPEEQYRVMFQVNGKELTRLSGDPTLDIRDPILSNILRRGARRRAGQAGAPGGLVPVTMGMADCVDSCTQTDISFQHMLTLGKSGQHPCGAPPPPDPPPSPPLPPLLEPYLFNELFMEPVYYDPTDYFDITQHEVDRQDELEYEEVELYKSRQQDKLGLTVCYRTDDEEDLGIYVGEVNPNSIAAIDGRIRKGDRILQINGVDVQDREEAVAILTREDSTNVSLLLARPEIENDNQLDPDELDLEPLDNAVHLPSSQRLKNSTSFLGAGPGSAAAGGVGIHGRSINRDSPDLLQTVLSNSQELDSGVGRTDESTRYEESSEHDLLGDDHTSASNTNATNTPGSMRKFLSGRGDTPPRLHSQDLQFSTDSLLGLDCFNGGGLDQVERLERAYMADPARMMMPGLTEEECERYKELLEIKCYYEKNSNELMLLGGQGPAQEEGGISLDVNRNESLTQHEMALLEEELRHLEFKCRNILRAQKMQQLRERCLKAWPLEDKNGAGSGAGVGAGCLDMNGSLVGEEPCHHALSDINELPERERSDKDSTSAYNTGGESCRSTPLVNEQYPSPSTQSLEGAEPLIQPPTSTGRRERGARAERGDGIQANLNQSFSPRTQRRGAEAKTSSPREKVRSLSRDAGTRRGSDGGVRRNPKERSGGCSAENSPYLSRRQTDTKPPQRYLSCMQLRSPSTSERLGGLREGYMETTGDASPMSLGSTCIDAAQAPGAVPLPLSPPLPPVSPRMEWKVKIRSDGSRYVAKRPVRDRLLKARAMKIREERSGMTTDDDAVSEMKMGRYWSKEERKQQLLKAREQRRRREFMMQSRLDCLREREREQGGSGGGQQGTTNQQEATTILELCHRRSQKKRSRRILDNWITIQELLAHGTRSADGKKVYNPLLSVTTV; encoded by the exons ATGGGGTGCAACATGTGTGTGGTTCAAAAGCCCGAGGAGCAATACAGGGTCATGTTCCAG GTAAATGGAAAGGAGCTGACCCGCCTCTCCGGGGATCCCACCCTGGACATACGGGACCCCATCCTGTCCAACATACTGAGGCGCGGGGCCCGCAGGCGGGCGGGCCAAGCGGGAGCTCCTGGAGGGTTGGTGCCAGTGACCATGGGCATGGCCGACTGTGTGGACAGCTGCACTCAGACGGACATCAGCTTCCAGCATATGTTGACTCTGGGCAAGAGCGGCCAGCATCCCTGTGGAGCTCCACCCCCGCCCGACCCTCCGCCTTCCCCTCCGCTCCCACCGCTTCTGGAGCCGTATCTCTTCAATGAACT CTTCATGGAGCCTGTGTACTACGACCCCACTGACTACTTCGATATCACTCAGCAtgaggtggacagacaggatgagctGGAATATGAG GAGGTGGAGTTGTATAAGTCCCGGCAGCAGGATAAACTCGGTCTGACAGTTTGTTACAGAACCGACGATGAGGAGGACCTGGGGATATATGTAGGAGAG gtgAACCCAAACAGCATTGCCGCAATCGACGGACGCATCCGCAAAGGAGACAGAATACTGCAG ATAAATGGAGTGGACGTCCAGGACCGAGAGGAGGCGGTGGCTATCCTCACCAGAGAGGACAGCACTAATGTCTCCCTGCTCCTCGCACGGCCCGAGATAGAG AATGACAACCAGTTGGACCCGGACGAGCTGGACCTGGAGCCACTGGACAACgctgttcacctgcccagcagccAGAGACTGAAGAACAGCACCTCTTTCCTGGGTGCTGGACCGGGCAGCGCTGCAGCTGGGGGAGTAGGTATCCACGGTCGCTCCATTAACAGGGATTCACCTGATTTGCTCCAGACGGTGCTGAGCAATAGCCAGGAGCTGGATAGCGGGGTGGGCCGTACAGATGAAAGCACACGCTATGAGGAGTCTTCAGAGCACGACCTTCTGGGAGACGACCACACCAGTGCCTCCAACACAAACGCCACGAACACGCCCGGCAGTATGCGCAAGTTTTTGTCCGGCCGAGGGGACACGCCGCCCCGGCTGCACTCCCAGGACCTCCAGTTCAGCACTGACTCCCTCTTGGGGCTGGACTGCTTTAATGGAGGAGGACTGGATCAGGTGGAGCGATTGGAGAGGGCCTACATGGCCGATCCTGCGAGGATGATGATGCCCGGGTTGACCGAGGAGGAGTGTGAGAGGTACAAAGAGCTCCTGGAAATCAAGTGTTACTATGAGAAGAACAGTAATGAACTGATGCTTCTGGGAGGTCAGGGGCCAGcacaggaggaaggggggaTCTCACTGGATGTGAACAGGAATGAGAGCCTGACGCAGCACGAGATGGCCCTTCTGGAAGAGGAACTGCGTCACCTGGAGTTCAAGTGTCGTAACATCTTGAGGGCGCAGAAGATGCAGCAGCTGCGGGAGCGTTGCCTGAAGGCTTGGCCTCTTGAGGACAAGAACGGAGCAGGTTCAGGGGCTGGAGTAGGAGCCGGATGCTTGGACATGAACGGGTCTTTGGTCGGTGAGGAGCCATGTCATCACGCCCTGTCAGATATCAATGAGCTCCCAGAGAGGGAGCGCTCAGATAAAGACAGTACGAGTGCCTACAACACTGGAGGGGAAAGTTGCAGGAGCACCCCTCTGGTCAATGAACAGTACCCGTCACCCTCTACACAGAGCCTGGAGGGAGCAGAGCCTCTCATACAGCCTCCAACGTCCACTGGGCGGAGAGAGCGAGGGGCCAGGGCCGAAAGAGGGGACGGGATCCAAGCAAACCTCAACCAGTCCTTCTCTCCTCGCACTCAAAGGAGAGGAGCTGAAGCCAAGACATCCAGCCCCAGGGAGAAGGTCCGGTCCCTGTCCAGGGATGCAGGAACCAGGCGTGGGTCAGATGGAGGGGTGAGACGTAACCCCAAAGAGAGGTCTGGTGGATGCAGCGCCGAGAACAGCCCTTACCTGTCCCGCCGCCAGACTGACACAAAGCCACCCCAGCGCTACCTGAGCTGCATGCAGCTGAGGTCTCCGTCCACCTCCGAGCGGCTCGGTGGACTCAGGGAGGGCTACATGGAGACCACGGGTGACGCCAGCCCAATGAGCTTGGGTAGCACGTGCATAGACGCTGCCCAGGCTCCAGGTGCTGTGCCTTTACCCTTGTCTCCTCCGCTGCCGCCCGTCTCCCCTCGCATGGAGTGGAAGGTGAAGATCCGCAGCGACGGCTCACGCTACGTGGCCAAGCGGCCCGTGAGGGATCGCCTCCTGAAGGCACGCGCCATGAAGATCAGAGAGGAGCGCAGTGGCATGACCACGGACGACGACGCTGTGAGTGAAATGAAGATGGGCCGTTACTGGAGCAAAGAGGAGCGcaagcagcagctgctgaagGCCCGAGAGCAGCGGCGGCGCAGGGAGTTCATGATGCAGAGCCGTCTGGACTGTCTGAGAGAGCGTGAGAGGGAGCAGGGCGGCAGCGGTGGAGGGCAGCAGGGGACAACAAACCAGCAGGAAGCCACCACCATCCTGGAGCTGTGCCACCGCAGGAGCCAGAAGAAGCGCAGCCGCAGAATCCTGGACAACTGGATCACCATACAGGAGCTCCTGGCTCATGGGACCCGGTCCGCTGATGGGAAAAAGGTCTACAACCCCCTGCTGTCTGTCACCACAGTCTGA
- the LOC115585247 gene encoding PDZ domain-containing protein 4-like isoform X1, which produces MGCNMCVVQKPEEQYRVMFQKGHINNMLCSFEADGRLKVNGKELTRLSGDPTLDIRDPILSNILRRGARRRAGQAGAPGGLVPVTMGMADCVDSCTQTDISFQHMLTLGKSGQHPCGAPPPPDPPPSPPLPPLLEPYLFNELFMEPVYYDPTDYFDITQHEVDRQDELEYEEVELYKSRQQDKLGLTVCYRTDDEEDLGIYVGEVNPNSIAAIDGRIRKGDRILQINGVDVQDREEAVAILTREDSTNVSLLLARPEIENDNQLDPDELDLEPLDNAVHLPSSQRLKNSTSFLGAGPGSAAAGGVGIHGRSINRDSPDLLQTVLSNSQELDSGVGRTDESTRYEESSEHDLLGDDHTSASNTNATNTPGSMRKFLSGRGDTPPRLHSQDLQFSTDSLLGLDCFNGGGLDQVERLERAYMADPARMMMPGLTEEECERYKELLEIKCYYEKNSNELMLLGGQGPAQEEGGISLDVNRNESLTQHEMALLEEELRHLEFKCRNILRAQKMQQLRERCLKAWPLEDKNGAGSGAGVGAGCLDMNGSLVGEEPCHHALSDINELPERERSDKDSTSAYNTGGESCRSTPLVNEQYPSPSTQSLEGAEPLIQPPTSTGRRERGARAERGDGIQANLNQSFSPRTQRRGAEAKTSSPREKVRSLSRDAGTRRGSDGGVRRNPKERSGGCSAENSPYLSRRQTDTKPPQRYLSCMQLRSPSTSERLGGLREGYMETTGDASPMSLGSTCIDAAQAPGAVPLPLSPPLPPVSPRMEWKVKIRSDGSRYVAKRPVRDRLLKARAMKIREERSGMTTDDDAVSEMKMGRYWSKEERKQQLLKAREQRRRREFMMQSRLDCLREREREQGGSGGGQQGTTNQQEATTILELCHRRSQKKRSRRILDNWITIQELLAHGTRSADGKKVYNPLLSVTTV; this is translated from the exons ATGGGGTGCAACATGTGTGTGGTTCAAAAGCCCGAGGAGCAATACAGGGTCATGTTCCAG AAGGGTCACATAAACAACATGTTGTGCTCTTTTGAAGCCGACGGTCGATTAAAG GTAAATGGAAAGGAGCTGACCCGCCTCTCCGGGGATCCCACCCTGGACATACGGGACCCCATCCTGTCCAACATACTGAGGCGCGGGGCCCGCAGGCGGGCGGGCCAAGCGGGAGCTCCTGGAGGGTTGGTGCCAGTGACCATGGGCATGGCCGACTGTGTGGACAGCTGCACTCAGACGGACATCAGCTTCCAGCATATGTTGACTCTGGGCAAGAGCGGCCAGCATCCCTGTGGAGCTCCACCCCCGCCCGACCCTCCGCCTTCCCCTCCGCTCCCACCGCTTCTGGAGCCGTATCTCTTCAATGAACT CTTCATGGAGCCTGTGTACTACGACCCCACTGACTACTTCGATATCACTCAGCAtgaggtggacagacaggatgagctGGAATATGAG GAGGTGGAGTTGTATAAGTCCCGGCAGCAGGATAAACTCGGTCTGACAGTTTGTTACAGAACCGACGATGAGGAGGACCTGGGGATATATGTAGGAGAG gtgAACCCAAACAGCATTGCCGCAATCGACGGACGCATCCGCAAAGGAGACAGAATACTGCAG ATAAATGGAGTGGACGTCCAGGACCGAGAGGAGGCGGTGGCTATCCTCACCAGAGAGGACAGCACTAATGTCTCCCTGCTCCTCGCACGGCCCGAGATAGAG AATGACAACCAGTTGGACCCGGACGAGCTGGACCTGGAGCCACTGGACAACgctgttcacctgcccagcagccAGAGACTGAAGAACAGCACCTCTTTCCTGGGTGCTGGACCGGGCAGCGCTGCAGCTGGGGGAGTAGGTATCCACGGTCGCTCCATTAACAGGGATTCACCTGATTTGCTCCAGACGGTGCTGAGCAATAGCCAGGAGCTGGATAGCGGGGTGGGCCGTACAGATGAAAGCACACGCTATGAGGAGTCTTCAGAGCACGACCTTCTGGGAGACGACCACACCAGTGCCTCCAACACAAACGCCACGAACACGCCCGGCAGTATGCGCAAGTTTTTGTCCGGCCGAGGGGACACGCCGCCCCGGCTGCACTCCCAGGACCTCCAGTTCAGCACTGACTCCCTCTTGGGGCTGGACTGCTTTAATGGAGGAGGACTGGATCAGGTGGAGCGATTGGAGAGGGCCTACATGGCCGATCCTGCGAGGATGATGATGCCCGGGTTGACCGAGGAGGAGTGTGAGAGGTACAAAGAGCTCCTGGAAATCAAGTGTTACTATGAGAAGAACAGTAATGAACTGATGCTTCTGGGAGGTCAGGGGCCAGcacaggaggaaggggggaTCTCACTGGATGTGAACAGGAATGAGAGCCTGACGCAGCACGAGATGGCCCTTCTGGAAGAGGAACTGCGTCACCTGGAGTTCAAGTGTCGTAACATCTTGAGGGCGCAGAAGATGCAGCAGCTGCGGGAGCGTTGCCTGAAGGCTTGGCCTCTTGAGGACAAGAACGGAGCAGGTTCAGGGGCTGGAGTAGGAGCCGGATGCTTGGACATGAACGGGTCTTTGGTCGGTGAGGAGCCATGTCATCACGCCCTGTCAGATATCAATGAGCTCCCAGAGAGGGAGCGCTCAGATAAAGACAGTACGAGTGCCTACAACACTGGAGGGGAAAGTTGCAGGAGCACCCCTCTGGTCAATGAACAGTACCCGTCACCCTCTACACAGAGCCTGGAGGGAGCAGAGCCTCTCATACAGCCTCCAACGTCCACTGGGCGGAGAGAGCGAGGGGCCAGGGCCGAAAGAGGGGACGGGATCCAAGCAAACCTCAACCAGTCCTTCTCTCCTCGCACTCAAAGGAGAGGAGCTGAAGCCAAGACATCCAGCCCCAGGGAGAAGGTCCGGTCCCTGTCCAGGGATGCAGGAACCAGGCGTGGGTCAGATGGAGGGGTGAGACGTAACCCCAAAGAGAGGTCTGGTGGATGCAGCGCCGAGAACAGCCCTTACCTGTCCCGCCGCCAGACTGACACAAAGCCACCCCAGCGCTACCTGAGCTGCATGCAGCTGAGGTCTCCGTCCACCTCCGAGCGGCTCGGTGGACTCAGGGAGGGCTACATGGAGACCACGGGTGACGCCAGCCCAATGAGCTTGGGTAGCACGTGCATAGACGCTGCCCAGGCTCCAGGTGCTGTGCCTTTACCCTTGTCTCCTCCGCTGCCGCCCGTCTCCCCTCGCATGGAGTGGAAGGTGAAGATCCGCAGCGACGGCTCACGCTACGTGGCCAAGCGGCCCGTGAGGGATCGCCTCCTGAAGGCACGCGCCATGAAGATCAGAGAGGAGCGCAGTGGCATGACCACGGACGACGACGCTGTGAGTGAAATGAAGATGGGCCGTTACTGGAGCAAAGAGGAGCGcaagcagcagctgctgaagGCCCGAGAGCAGCGGCGGCGCAGGGAGTTCATGATGCAGAGCCGTCTGGACTGTCTGAGAGAGCGTGAGAGGGAGCAGGGCGGCAGCGGTGGAGGGCAGCAGGGGACAACAAACCAGCAGGAAGCCACCACCATCCTGGAGCTGTGCCACCGCAGGAGCCAGAAGAAGCGCAGCCGCAGAATCCTGGACAACTGGATCACCATACAGGAGCTCCTGGCTCATGGGACCCGGTCCGCTGATGGGAAAAAGGTCTACAACCCCCTGCTGTCTGTCACCACAGTCTGA